The sequence GAcgctaagagacttgcccaaggccacctggtgagtctgtggcagaactgggaattcaGTCCATCGCTCTTGAGGGCTAGCCCACTGCCTCAACGACCAGACCACCCCACTTCTCTAGGGCCCTgacccactgatgtcaacaggcGTTTTTCCATTGATATCTAAGCGTTTTGGGTCAGGCGCGCTGGTTGCAGCCTCGTGTGATTTGTCCTTGCGGTGCCTTTTCAGGTGGCGTGTCAAAGCTACGGCAAGAATTCCCATCTGGCCTCCATCCACAGCGCAGAGGAAAATGACTTCATCTTTCACCTGATGGGCAAGCCCCTGGATTACACTAAAGGGCAGGCCTACTGGATCGGTGCACATGACACTTTCAAGGTAGCTCCTGCCTCACCCGTCTGGCACAACCCGCAATCAGAGCAACTGCACCTGCAGAGCAATCACCAGGGATGGAGGGTCAGACTGGCATTTCCACTTGTACCAGGGGGACATCGTGGggttgagggcagaatttggctccctGCGTCTTACATTGGGGGCTTGTTATTTCAATCTGATGTAGAGCAAAGAGTGTTTGCCTGGATTAGGCCCCAGGAGTCctcagttctattcctggctttgctgctgGGGTGGCTTTAGGCAAGTCCCAGCCTCcctagtgcctcagtttccccatctgtaaaatttggGTAACGCTACTGACCTGCTTTGTGAAGTGTTGGGAGCTCTactaatgaaaagtgctagagAAGAGGTAGGTGTTACTGTCCCTCAgctgcaaagcatgctgggataCAGGGCGTAGAAAAGGTGCAGTGGAAACTACAGCTGTTTTGTCACCTCCACACTCCAGCTGACGTTCACTCTCCAAGAACCAGGTCTGAGCTtggggagagctggggctgggtgtgGCGTGGCTGCTGCAAGTGGGGAAGATGTGCTGGGATCTGGTGGAGGCTGGTGCGATCCCAAAGTGGAGGTGACACTGGCACGCGAAGGTGAACGCGGTGCCAGCTTAGGGCTGTGGGTGAGGGTTATGACAGAGCTGATTCCAAGCCAGGTCGCGCTGCTCactctgccagccccacagacaGAAGGATGGCCCAGCGCTTAGGGCAGCACATGGGGACTTGGGagtcctgggttcagttcctgggtctgccactgtctccctgtgtgacctcggcgcagtcacttaatctaccctgtgctgagtttccctgtctgtaacatGGGGCGgacccttccccactccctggggtGGTGTGAGGCTGACGCTGTCAgtgctggagagggctgcagtgaGGAAGAGGCCTCCACAGCTGGGATATTAGGGGTTAGAGACAGTGCTGATCCCTTAGTGGCTATtgctccatctcctctccccgCAGCGCTCCTGCCCCCCGGTTCAGTCACTAACACCGTCACCCTTTCTCTAGGAGGGGTCTTTCATGTGGACGGATGGTTCCAAATACAATTTCCAGACATTTCCTGCAGACCAGCCCGATGGTCTCCCGGGAGAAAACTACCTGGGCTCTTGGACCCTGGAAAACGGTGGGAGCTTTGTCCCGGGGCTgtgtgttggggcgggggggggggcggggcagatgCTTGGTGGCTCGGTTTGGTCAGGGCTGGCTCATTATCTCGACCCCCTGTCTCTCGCCAGAAGAACATTGCCCAGATTCAGTTCCTGCTGGTTGGCTGCACCATCCGATCAAATCATTGAGCTGTCTGGTTTggtcccctgcccctgccctaacAGCTCGGTCCACTGACCTACCTACCTCTGCCTCTGCCTATGGCTTACGCCAAATGCTTCGGAGGAAGAcaaccccagcctccctcccccccaaaaccagCCCAATCCAAACAAAAGCCCTCCCTGGCTGGCCAGTTTCCTGGGGAGAGCCCTCCCCAATACACCCCGATCAGTGCCAGAGGACGGACAACTCCAGTGTCCATTATGACCCACTTTCAAAGTGAACTCCACAAATGGAACAGTGTGTGATCCCCTCGGGCTGGGAGCAGCTCCGGCCTGCCCCATGTGCTGTCAGGTCTACCAGAGCTACGTGGGTGCAAAGAGAGCTTTACACCCAATTTGCACCGGAGAAACTGATGACCCAAGATGCAAGGCGGCAATGAACCAGGGCAATATTGCACTCAGCCTTTCTTTTCATGCCTCATCTAAGTTCCCACTAGTGTTTTccagtatctatctatctatccccatacaccccctctatctatctatctatctatctatctatctatccccatacaccccctctatctatctatctatctatctatccccatacaccccctctatctatctatctatctatctatctatctatcaccccAATCTAGACTGTACAGATGCCAGCACAGGTAGAGAGCTCACATTAGCTCTCACATGCAGATGACTTTCCTAGTCCTGGAAGTGCCCGTTCCTGCCAGCGGGCGGTTTGTTCCTGGGCTGATTCCTTCTGACTCCGTCTCTTTTAGGCTTCGTCACCTGGAACGACTATGGCCCCAGCTGGTCTTTCCCGTTCGTTTGCAAATACACCCTGCGGAACAGGTACCATCCAGCTTCGCTCCCACCAGGGCGGGCTATTCTCCGGACAGGCGAACTCTAGCAGTGGCTGACGGTGTCCCGGTGACTGTTCGGACACCCACGGGGCCCTGTTGTTGTTTATATGGCAGTTGTGCTCAGACTGGGCCAGCCACTGTATGAACACGTAGGAAGACACAGTCTCTGTCCCAGTGAGCGCCACATACAGCGATGGCAGCGTCCTGCCTGCACACCGCCTGCTCGGGAAGAGACGGCTCTGGGGAGCTTAGTCTCCAGGGCTCCTCTGGCCCATGGGTGGGTGACTCCTGTGAGACGGGCACCTTCCTCCCAGGCTGAGATCCATAGGAGCACCTTTAGTTACTGCTGACCTGAAACTGGCCATACTGGCACTAGAGCCTTAGATGGGAAAGGCCCCGTatccccttccctgaccccctaAACCCACCAGGACCACTTCCCTGGGGCCACATTGGAGCTAGCACCCCCTACAGGGCAAAGGCCCCATGTCGCATCCCCTGGGCCAGCTAGTGCCCCGCCCTAGGGCCAGATCAGAACTGGCGCCCCGAGAGAGAAAAGGTCCCATCCACATCTGGGCACCACAACCAACAGctgtttctcttcctcttttgcaTGGGCAATGCCTGTTCCCGCAGCTTCAGGGACCAATCCTGGTAACAGGACGTGGTGGAAGATGCCGCCTGTATCCTGCAGTGGAGGCTGCGTCAACTTCCTGTGCTGTAGCTTCAGATCTGGAACCATTTACTGCTGTGTCCTTATCCCGTCTTTTGTGTCCTGGATAGAACTGGGCAAATAACAGGTTTGGGGGTTTGCTGGGAATTCCGAaaaattgggagggaaaaaaatgtttaaaaaaatattctgcaaaTGCAGAAGGGGGGGAATAATTTTGCACCAaacaaaaattttgttttgattgtgaccattttaaaactctgtttgtttttaatcagacTAAAGgccatttcaaaaggaaaagtaGTTTCAGACCAAAGACGCTAAAGGTTTAGATTTTTCTGGGTTGGTTTTTAGTTTTGGCCGATACACGTCAGTGAAGCCAAAACAATTCACCAAGTGATTCGGTTTCACCAAACCTGCATTTTTCACCAGAAAAGGGGCAGGTCTGAAAAGTGTCACCCGCCTGTATTCCCCCTCGGTCCCAGGTGGCGTCTCGTGCTGGGAGCCACTTTCCAGTGCGAACCCGCAGCAGGCCGGAGGCCGGGGGAACAAAGGTCACAGTCTGTTTGGACTCCAGAGCCACTGCGCTCTCACTGGCATGGCATCATTCAGCGATTCTGCTCATGCAAATCTGCTTAGGGAGCTCCCTGCTCTGATCCCTGCTTCTctttctgcctcctctccctcctgctttATACATGTACCTGCTCATTCCTACAAATGTTCTGGGCCAAAACAAAATGATCAATAAAAAAGCTGCTCGCCCAGAGAACGAATGTAGTAGTcattgtgcagcgcctggcacagtggggcctggtccatgattggggcgCTCAGGTGCTACCCTATAAagaatacacctaataaataataatgcccATGACAATGTGGAGTCTGTAAGGCTCAGTTCTGCTCCTGAATGATTGATGTTTTGAACCCCCAAAATGAGCTGGGGGCGGTAAGGGCAGCAACTTGTGGGGAAAGGTGTATAAAACCACGGCAGCTTTGCCAGGTGGAACACTCGCTCGCAGCGTTGCCTTGGGGATGAGCCAGGGTTCCAAATTTCCTCTTGACTCTCTGAGATTTCAAGGGACGGGGcgatttctcccctctcccccagctgaaTTCCCCATCTCAAGTCACCAGCACGACCCGACGAAGCTCTGCTGAATCCCCGAGCTGGAATTGCTCTGGCAAACCTTGGGCTGTGTCTGCTCTTGACCATAACCACAATGGACTGAACCCCAGAGCCCTTCTCCAGCCGGTGACACTGGGGCGTTTCCCTGGCTAAGAGCTGTGTGAAATCTGCAGGCCCAACCCTACAGCCTCATGTTACGAGGTGCCCCGTATGGAGACTCTTCTCCTGCGGGGAGGCAGCGTTTGCTCCATGGCAGAAAAACAAGGGATTCATCCCCCTCAGCCCACCTGGATCCCCAGATCCCGcgtggatcaggcccttggaagACTGCAGCTGACATGATGCAGCGTATAAGTTCTGCCAAGGGGGGAACAGGCCCGGTACCGACGGACTCTCTATCCTGGAGGAGAAAGGCAGCACATGACACACTCGAGTTAGAAACAAGGCACAGATGTTTGCCAGGCTGGGTGAGTAACCCTGGCACAGCCTGCCAAGGGAAGGGGGCCTTCAAACCCAGCCGGGAGGCCTTGAGGGAAGACGCTTCAGCCAGACAGTCATTactgggcacagggcagggggaaaTGGGTGAACTTTaagggcctgtgatatacaggagttcagactcAATGATCTGATGATTCCTTCAGGCCTTAAACTCCACGAGCCTCCGCAAGGCACTGCACACTCGGGCTCGGCCGGGCAGGTCTGTGCTGGATCTTGGGCTCCTATGGCTCCGCTCCAGGCCCCTGACAGGCAGCAGAGGGACACCTCAACCGGCATCTGCCCCCCAGATGCCCTGCTGCAGGGTTGGGGCACCTCAGGAAAGTCAATGCGGTCTCTGGAGCAGTctccagggagcaggtggggagtgatttttgcccagagtggcacctcctgctggctctcTTGGGGATTAGCATGGCAAGTCGGTAGCCCCTCTCCTGACGTGCCTTGCCTGCCATCACGTCTGCTCTCAGGTCCACGCCACACCAAGGACTGGGGTATCCTGTGAGTCACTATCTGTGCTCCCCTGGGGGCCCGGCACTCAGCTGTCCAGTCACTTCCCCAGGGGCGAGTGCGGGGACTCAGACCCTGAACGTAAGGGTACTGGGGGACCCAGTGGGGCAAGTGAAAGATAAACTAGCCATTGCAAAGAGCAGAGGACAGCTCGCATACCAGAGGGAAACGTTTAGCGATGATATGTAGGCCCAGGCAGACGTGTGTCTCTGTTGAGGGAGGCAGAAAGAGAAAGGGATGAGCTACAGATGCAGCTTAGGCAGCTGCAGGGTAGGAGACGCCCAACCCCCCGAGGGACGCAGCCTTGAGCGGGAGGGTGTGTGATGGGGGGTCTACCCCACACAGATGTAAAAGGGGTTAATCCTGCATGTGAGCAGTGGAGTTGGGTCCTCCGATCAGCCTAGAGAGGCTGCGTTGGGCGCAGGcaatcagggaagggctgcagggagcgaccaatcagagcccagcaggctcacatAAAAGAAgcccctggggcagagctggtcaGTGGCTGCTGGGACCTTGAGGAGTCAGGACTGTGTCTTTAGTGGGCGGAGAGCCCTGTGgcaccatggacagagcagtgttgGTAGGGACCAGGGGAGCGAGAGGGAACTCCCAGCTGGCTGCTAGGACTGTGGCCCTGAAGTAAGagtgaagaaggtgctggggtcatggggaagtggccctggAAAAAGTGCTGAGCAGTTGGAGGGGGCGAAGCATGTGGCTGTACAGGGTCGCTGGGCTGGGACcaggagtagtgggtgggcctgggtctctcccctgccccacaggggaAGCAGCTGGACTGTTAGACTGGGATACTAACCCCGGAAGGGGGAACACGGATGGTGACACGGCTGAAGGGCTGAGTCGCAAAGAGGGTGTTGTGGTTCCTGAGGCGGCgaggggggctgcaggcagaTGCAGTGATGCTGTGCAAGCTGCAGATGGGGGGTGGCCTCAAGCTCCACCCCAgcgtgaccaggaggaggtgccagttTGGCGGCAAGCAATGCGCCCCCGTGACATGCCCTTCCCAGAAACAGCATCCCTCCAAGGGCTTGTCGCTTTGCACCCTGACACCCTGGTGTGTCGGTAGCTGCGCTGGGCACCCATAGCCTTGTGCTTca is a genomic window of Malaclemys terrapin pileata isolate rMalTer1 chromosome 4, rMalTer1.hap1, whole genome shotgun sequence containing:
- the LOC128836789 gene encoding lectin-like gives rise to the protein MDPRTSLYLVLNFIAWGACSQENCLCARGFCFEGWVQYQDSCYKAVKEPMKWPEAEVACQSYGKNSHLASIHSAEENDFIFHLMGKPLDYTKGQAYWIGAHDTFKEGSFMWTDGSKYNFQTFPADQPDGLPGENYLGSWTLENGFVTWNDYGPSWSFPFVCKYTLRNSFRDQSW